The Arachis hypogaea cultivar Tifrunner chromosome 16, arahy.Tifrunner.gnm2.J5K5, whole genome shotgun sequence genome contains a region encoding:
- the LOC112755276 gene encoding inactive LRR receptor-like serine/threonine-protein kinase BIR2, with protein MDLKNCFLLLLLTSFLVCGCSQVEDDVSCLKGFKDSLSDPQQRLAKWNLENKTAGFVCNYEGVSCWNPQENRIIGLDLSGMNLSGKIPESIKYCSKNLQKLVLGSNSLSGSIPPKICDWLPYLVTLDLSSNDLSGPIPAALENCSYLNELEISDNDLSGPIPAEIGSLVRLNKFSVANNHLTGAIPGSLLRFGKEAFDGNSGLCSKCGGLSKKNLAIIIAAGVFGAAVSLLLAFGLWWWYHLGSSRDKRGYGIGSTTDGGDNWALSLRGHKLVQVTLFQKPIVKVKLGDLMAATNNFSAENVLMATRTGTTYKADLRDGSTLAVKRLSKCKIGEKQFRMEMNRLGEVRHPNLAPLLGFCVVEDEKLLVYKHMSNGTLYSLLHKNRGVLDWEMRFRIGLGAARGLAWLHHGCHPPIIQQNICSNVILVDEDFDARIMDFGLARLLTSDTNESSFVNGDLGELGYVAPEYPSTMVASLKGDVYGFGIVLLELATGRKPLDVNNVEEEFKGNLVDWVNKLSSSGRAKDCIDKAIFGRGHDEEILKFMKIASSCVVPHPKERLSMFEVYNSLKSMAKDHSFSEYDDEFPLIFGKPGNERG; from the coding sequence ATGGATCTGAAGAACTGCTTCTTGCTACTCTTGTTGACGAGCTTCTTGGTTTGTGGTTGTTCGCAGGTTGAAGACGACGTGAGTTGCCTGAAAGGCTTCAAGGACTCTTTGAGTGACCCTCAACAGAGACTCGCCAAGTGGAATTTGGAAAACAAGACAGCCGGTTTCGTCTGCAACTACGAAGGTGTGTCATGCTGGAACCCGCAGGAGAATCGTATTATTGGTCTTGATCTTAGTGGGATGAATCTATCCGGTAAGATTCCGGAGTCCATCAAGTACTGCAGTAAGAATCTTCAGAAGCTCGTACTTGGATCCAACTCGCTCTCAGGTTCGATTCCTCCCAAGATCTGTGATTGGTTGCCGTATTTGGTCACACTGGACCTTTCTAGCAACGATCTTTCTGGTCCTATTCCGGCTGCGTTAGAGAATTGTTCTTACTTGAACGAGTTAGAGATATCCGATAACGACCTTTCGGGTCCAATTCCCGCTGAAATTGGGAGCTTGGTGAGGCTGAATAAGTTCTCGGTTGCTAACAATCATCTCACCGGCGCGATCCCTGGCTCTCTTTTGCGGTTTGGGAAGGAAGCCTTTGATGGGAATAGTGGGCTGTGTTCCAAGTGTGGTGGATTGAGCAAGAAGAATCTTGCCATTATTATTGCTGCTGGGGTGTTTGGTGCTGCGGTTTCGTTGTTGTTAGCTTTTGGGTTGTGGTGGTGGTACCATTTGGGATCGAGTAGGGATAAGAGAGGGTATGGGATTGGAAGCACTACCGATGGTGGTGATAATTGGGCTTTGAGTTTGAGGGGTCACAAGCTTGTTCAGGTTACTCTGTTTCAGAAGCCTATTGTGAAGGTTAAGTTAGGGGATTTGATGGCTGCAACTAATAACTTTAGTGCTGAGAATGTTCTTATGGCGACGAGGACGGGGACTACTTATAAGGCGGATCTTCGTGATGGGTCCACGCTCGCGGTGAAGCGGCTTAGTAAGTGTAAGATTGGGGAGAAGCAGTTTCGGATGGAGATGAATAGGTTAGGCGAGGTTAGGCACCCGAATTTGGCTCCCCTGTTGGGTTTCTGTGTGGTGGAAGATGAGAAGCTTTTGGTTTATAAGCACATGTCAAATGGGACTCTCTATAGCTTGTTGCATAAGAATCGTGGTGTGTTGGATTGGGAGATGAGGTTCAGAATTGGATTGGGCGCAGCAAGGGGCCTCGCATGGCTACACCACGGGTGTCATCCTCCAATTATACAGCAGAATATCTGCTCCAATGTGATTCTTGTCGATGAAGATTTTGATGCGCGGATAATGGACTTTGGGCTTGCCAGGCTGTTGACATCTGATACTAATGAGAGTAGTTTTGTTAATGGGGATCTGGGAGAACTTGGCTACGTTGCGCCGGAGTATCCGAGTACAATGGTTGCTTCTTTAAAAGGGGATGTTTATGGTTTTGGAATTGTGCTTCTGGAGTTGGCGACCGGTCGAAAACCTCTCGATGTCAACAATGTAGAGGAAGAATTTAAGGGTAATTTGGTGGATTGGGTGAACAAGCTTTCTAGTTCAGGTAGAGCAAAGGATTGCATTGATAAAGCTATATTTGGAAGGGGACATGACGAGGAGATACTCAAGTTCATGAAAATAGCGTCTAGTTGTGTAGTTCCTCACCCTAAGGAGAGGTTGTCTATGTTCGAGGTTTATAATTCCTTGAAGAGTATGGCAAAAGATCACAGTTTCTCTGAATATGATGATGAATTTCCATTGATCTTTGGTAAACCCGGAAATGAGAGGGGTTAG
- the LOC112755277 gene encoding uncharacterized protein — translation MSMAGTERDHPQKQLLSLIRNFASEKSQGERRVVTLRKQIEKLTSDLSVVNVELEDAKRCKELTEQEIIGFEVQFSMSEASAQTLEARISRIQYEISALRSEVETLKMEEAALREQFIHSMLDLNAKIRRFHESIINCDIEAVDCEAYTDAPQVNMKENENDDEIVALESMLSDILSQTTKEDEEYRAEIETHEKVQQELLDCETKVSLLNTIVTETRALQDLTIYPYEYSSHIVAFLLSAAQVTQYILYKFR, via the exons ATGTCCATGGCGGGAACGGAAAGGGATCATCCACAGAAGCAACTCTTGAGCCTCATCCGCAATTTTGCCTCCGAGAAATCTCAAGGAG AACGAAGGGTAGTTACTCTGAGAAAGCAAATCGAGAAGCTCACTTCTGATTTGAGCGTTGTTAACGTGGAGCTTGAAGATGCTAAGCGATGCAAAGAACTCACTGAGCAGGAGATTATAGGTTTTGAAGTTCAATTTTCCATGAGTGAAGCTTCAGCTCAAACGCTCGAG GCAAGGATATCTCGAATTCAATATGAAATCTCTGCTCTGAGATCTGAAGTGGAAACTCTCAAG ATGGAAGAAGCAGCTTTACG TGAGCAATTCATCCACAGCATGCTTGATCTGAATGCCAAGATAAG GAGATTTCATGAGAGCATCATTAATTGTGATATTGAAGCAGTAGATTGTGAAGCTTATACAG ATGCACCACAAGTGAATATGAAAGagaatgagaatgatgatgaaattGTTGCTCTTGAAAGTATGCTTTCGGATATACTATCTCAAACAACTAAAGAGGATGAGGAATACCGAGCAGAAATCGAAACTCATGAGAAA GTTCAGCAGGAACTGCTTGATTGTGAAACAAAGGTGTCTTTATTGAACACGATAGTCACAGAAACAAGAGCATTGCAGGATCTAACCATATATCCTTATGAATATTCAAGTCATATAGTTGCTTTTTTACTCTCTGCTGCGCAGGTTACACAGTACATACTATATAAATTCCGTTGA